The nucleotide sequence CATCATCAGAAAGATAGAAAGATTACACACTAGTCTCTGAACTTTCAAAACAGCCCCCCTAAGTTCTTCTCCAACATCAACCGGTCATGCATGCACACCCACGAAACCAACCACTTGTGGTACTCTTTTGTACCAAAATACAAGACGTTTTTGCACTgtaaaatcatcttatattttggCACAGTACAGAGGTAGTACATGTATCACTTGACCACCTCAAACTTGAACTATCCAGCATCAACAAAGATGGCACGACTGTCTGATCAACACAACTTATCTTATTCATCGATGTTGAGACCATGCAACTAAACACTACTAGCGCTACAACGACAACCCGGAACAAAACTACACGTACGTGCGCACCTACTACAGTGCGATACAGAACTCCgtgactcggtacaccaggccactgaCCGGCCGGCCGTCTCACTTTATTCGTTCACCATCACCCGGTGCAGAGATAGAGCTGAGCGTGCATGGACAtccgcggcggacggcggcggccagGCTAGATCTCGTGGCACCTGGGCCCGGCCCAGCCGAAGTACCGGTCGCCGCACACGCGGAGGGAAGAGCCCGACTCGTCCTTGAGGCACTTCTTGCAGGTCTTGGCGCACTTCTTCACCTTGTCGTGGCAGAAGCAGGTAGGCGGGGAAGACCTCGTGCACAGGGGGTGGTCACAGCATTTCCATGGCCTCGGCTTCTCCTCGCCGACGGCGGCGCTCTCCTCGCTAACAGACGTCTCCGTTGCCATCACCGCCGTCGCTTCCTGACCAACGACCGGCGGACCAGAAACTCCTGGACCTGCACGCGCGCACACCGTTAGATATTACTAGTACATGGAGATGCCAAGTCTTCGAGGATGCGTGGTACCAGTACCACTTGGGATGTCGTCGGCGTCGGGCTCGGTGCAGTTTGGCCCGGGCCAGCCATGGTACCGGTCGTTGCACATCCGCTTGGAAGGGTCGGACTGGGACGCCTCGCACCGGGTGCAGGCCTCGTCGCACTGCTCCACCGCGTCCATGCAGCGGCACCGCGGCGGGATGGACCTGCTGCACAACGGGCTGTCGCAGCACTTCCACGGCCTCTTCTTCTCCGTAGCCGCCGTCGCTACTTCATCAGCAAGACCTGGATTCGTACATATATATCACGTTCATCACTACTTTAATTAGTGATCTAGACCCTCacatatttctttacggagggagtagctagcaaAAGCACTTGCTCTCTCTTCACAATTCTGGCAGTAAAACAATGTACATATAGTTTATCTAATCAAATAGCGTGACAGTTACCGTTGCTCGGAAGACGAATGGTGTCTACATGGTCGTCGGCGATGGCAGCGACGAGGGCCCCGAGGGAAAGCACTAGCAGGACGGCAGCAATGGTTCTCTTCATGGCTGCAGGTCGATTAGCTAGCTCCTAGTGAATGAAACTTAGCGGTGCCGGTCCGTATTTATAGCCGCGCGCGCTAGGTTTAGATGAAGATCGatcttgccgttgctatttctgcaACGGGCTGCTGGGTTCAGTTATCTTAATGTACATATACCCAGGGACCCCCGGCACCGTGCACGCATTGAGTCATGGTATCACATGTCGTGCACGAATAACGAAGCATACGTTGTGGACTACTTTTGACTCGATGCATGCATGCGTGCTTGCATAATAATTAAACTGATGCATATTGCGATGCTTCTGACTAATCTATCAGAGATCACTTGTAACTAGGCTTTAGTTAACCTAAAATTAGCAGGTGGCTTAGGGTCGACAGGCGGCAAACACGCGGACTGGTCACCGGCGAGCTCGATAGATTCCATAGTCCACTTGGAATGATGCTAGATTCTCATACTACAACTAGCTTCCAAACTGGATAATAAGACGcattttagagcatctccaacagccgtccAATGCGTGGCGTTTAAAAAATAGGTTTACAACGCGCAAGTAATTTTTTTTAGGACGCTAGAAGACCTTTACTCCAACAAGCGTTGTAAAATATGCAGTGCGCGCGAGTCCAGCGGTCCCAATCAAGCGGTCCCATCTGCATCATCCCAGAGTTTGCAGCGCGCGCGACCGGACGCACTAAATATGCTGCATGCGATGCCTTTTTAATGCGCATGCTGCATTAGTTATACCGTGCGCGCGCTTTTTGGGCGGCTGCTGGAGACTTCAAATCAGGTCCTCGCGCACTGAAAGCAATTTTTATACCGCGCGTCGCTTATAtagcgcttctgttggagatgcttttAGTAGTCAAATCGGGCCCAATAGAGTAGATGTATAACCGAGTACTGCAACTTAATCACTTCGTGCAATCACAGCCGTCCGTTCTAAATTGCAAGGGGTCAAGTGGATTACTACGGTACATTATATTCTAGACACCATTGAATGGCTTGCAGGGTCCGGATCGCTCGGTTCGAGTGGATACGAGAAGTTCTCGAGTCTGCGTTGAATATGCCCTTACTTTCAAAAGGGTGCACACGCGTGGAGGGAATCACGATTCCGCGTGCATGCGTTGGGGGCATGAAGCCATCACGTGGTCTGCACACGTAAATAGATGATGATCGTACAAGCTCTCCTTAACCGATGGATTAGCACACTACTTGAGAGTGTTTAACCCGATGCATCAATTGCAACAAGACATTATGTACTTTTCTTTTGGAAGGGCAACTAGACACTCTAGTTAACCTATAGATCAGTCAATGAGTCAGAATCGCTCGGCGGCGAAAACGGATCTTGTCACATCATCGATGTCCACACGGCGATTCCATTTGGATATGAACGGACTCGCTAGTGGATTAGCCAACGATGACAATACTCTAAAAAAAGAAATACATACTGTACTTTCTCTTTTTGGTTTATAAGGCCACTTGCTTTACGAAAATAATTGCAGTACATCAATTTATGTGCAAATGTTGCACACGAAACTTGGTTGAAACTGGGTTAAAACGTACCAAGTCATTTCGAGATCAGATTGGAACACTATATTTCTTCAGAAACATGTTTGGAACCAAGTAAATTTACGCGCAACCCATTTGAGTACTCCAAATTTGTGGAACACTACAGGATCCTTTTGGTATGTAAGACTTTTTCACAAATCTTCAGAACATTTTTTTAAGAGAAACAATAGCTGAAGAGCTGCTAAGATTCCATTGGAAAAGAGGAAGCCGATGGCTGAAACTCCTTGGTTTATTAGACAAAACCCAGACAAAAACCTTTACGAAGGACACACCACACCTATCTAAAGTAGGTCTAAAACATGAGATGGCATACAAAAATGCCAAGGACCAAGCAAACGCAATATAAATGGAGAAACACAACGTAGGCAAAAGCGATGTCCTCGTACATCGCCAGCCATGCTCACATGCAACCCATTCGTATACTCCAAATTTTTGTAACAATACATGATCCTTTTGGTATGTAAGACATTTTTCGCAAATCTTCATGACTTACCACACATAGTATTGTAAATTATAATATGAAACATGTTAAATACCCACATAGATTTTGGGACACATGTTTAATTTATACATATTGAGAAGGTTTCGAAATTCATAAGTATCTTTAATTTCGGAGGACTAAGCATGAGTGATAGGCCGGATGAACATAATACAATTGTGCCACATACAGAGTGTACACATTTTTGGAGCACGAGTGATAGGCCGGATGAACATAATACAATTGTGCCACATACAGAGTGTACACATTTTTGGAGCACGAGTGATAGGCCGGATGAACATAATACAATTGTGCCACATACAGAGTGTACACATTTTTTGGAGCACGAGTGTCAGTGAGCACTTTATTTTTGAATagttcaaaaaatatatttaaaagaTTTAAAACATGCTGAAAATAAATCCTACAAGGTAATATATATGTATACTACACATATAAATGACAAATTCATGATTTCGAAAACATGATCAGCACATGCACTATTCACCAGTAAAAATCCAtgcatttgtcttttttgtgtagctcacatgttAATTTAACTCAGTATCAATTTTTTTGCGTGTGTAGTATGCATTCATATTACCATGTAGAATTTATTTTTGCATTTCTTGAAACTTCAAAATTGTAGTTTTTCAACTATTCAAAATGTAGCTCACTGATACTCGTGTTCCGAGAGACGTTTGAACAGTTATAGACTAATTTTGTACATACACTATGAAAAATACAAAATTCTAACTACAACTACTACATGCATGTACCAACAATCTCCCACTTAGGGCATGCAACTACAATGACACATACGATGATTGCTGAGGTAAATGATAGATAAATAAAAAGAATAATTTGACCTTCCTTAGTCAAGGAATAATCTCTTAGCAAGGTTAATCCTTTTTTTTGTTGTACATGATGCCCCACACTTTTCAATTTTAGTTTTAATCTGTTCTTATGAAGTAGCGTGAAAATTTATTGGATTCATTGTATAACTTGTTATTAGAGGCATGCAATGTAAAAGAAAATGATCATATAAATCATTGTACTTACCTTACATGCAAAACCCTTGTGTTACGGATTTATTGTTACGGGCTGAAGTGGCAAATTATGGTTGGAGCTtaggggggaaggggggcaccaGTGAAAATCAAGGGGGCATGGATTGGTGGAAGAGGAGTCCGGGAAAACCAATCCATAGAAAGCTTCGGTAAGTGTAGCATTAATATTTTTGCCTCCCATCATTCTATCTATCCTTGTAATCCTCCCGGTCTAGATTGTTGGGCCGCCACAGGATGACCATGGAGCCGCTTGACAAGAACACAAGAGATATCATCCACAACCACGATGTCCTCTCTTCAGCAAGTGTTGTTTCATAGATTGCCACTCctagattgagaatggaaacatgttatgtgctacctcttgagcactgcgttggttttccctgaagaggaagggatgatgcagcaaagtagcgtaagtatttccctcaatttttgagaaccaaggtaccaatccagttgaaggctacgtgcgagtccctcgtacctgcacaaaacaaataaatcctcgcaaccaacgcgataaggggttgtcaatccctacacggccacttacgagagtgagatctgatagatatgataatataatatttttggtatttttgtgataaagatgcaaagtaaaataaaggcaaagtaaaaaagcaaaggaaacaactaagtagtaggagattaatgatgatgaagatagacccggggcccataggtttcactagtagcatctctcgagagcataagtattctacggtgggtgaacaaattactattgagcaattgacagaattgagcatagttatgagaatatctaggtatgatcatgtatataggcatcacgtccgagacaagtagaccgactcctgcctgcatctactactattactccactcattgaccgctatgcagtatgcatctagagtattaagttaaaaacatagtaatgccttaggcaagatgacatgatgtagaggg is from Triticum aestivum cultivar Chinese Spring chromosome 3A, IWGSC CS RefSeq v2.1, whole genome shotgun sequence and encodes:
- the LOC123059966 gene encoding Bowman-Birk type trypsin inhibitor, producing MKRTIAAVLLVLSLGALVAAIADDHVDTIRLPSNGLADEVATAATEKKRPWKCCDSPLCSRSIPPRCRCMDAVEQCDEACTRCEASQSDPSKRMCNDRYHGWPGPNCTEPDADDIPSGPGVSGPPVVGQEATAVMATETSVSEESAAVGEEKPRPWKCCDHPLCTRSSPPTCFCHDKVKKCAKTCKKCLKDESGSSLRVCGDRYFGWAGPRCHEI